The Bryobacteraceae bacterium genome includes a window with the following:
- the phoD gene encoding alkaline phosphatase, whose product MRYCAFFVPALLLAQGPYLAEGLRIGEITENSASVRFRLSQQPRQNKGRYEPPKYEGQRPPALPEDQDPWLLPGGVPGLPGRARLWVATRPDMKDAKPGEWLQAETKSDFVLKTSFTGLRPGRTYYVGVEIHSKPDKPAASFTTAPESNRRAPVKFTAVTCLAYRSLDHEEGFEIFPSMEKIAPQFVVFAGDNVYYDNDPPLANTTEAARYHWQRLYAMPRPLAFFSRTPQYWMKDDHDTLCDDCWPGRDPDWMKPMTFAEGQRIFLEQTPIEGKTYRTFRWGKSLQIWLLEGRDSRSPNDAPDGPAKTILGAEQKAWLKSTLDQSDADWRIIISPTPWVGPDRPDKADNYANAAFATEGKEMRAWASQKKNVVVICGDRHWQYHSVDPETGLHEFSTGPASDSHAGGSPGEDKRYHRFHRVAGGFLSVSVEPSAAGSRLILRHHDVKGAVVYEFSLGS is encoded by the coding sequence ATGAGGTATTGCGCATTTTTCGTCCCGGCTTTGCTTCTCGCTCAGGGCCCCTACCTTGCGGAAGGCTTGCGGATCGGCGAGATCACGGAAAACTCGGCATCGGTGCGTTTCCGTCTTTCGCAGCAGCCCCGGCAGAACAAAGGGCGGTACGAGCCGCCGAAGTACGAAGGCCAGCGCCCCCCGGCGCTTCCCGAGGACCAGGATCCCTGGCTCCTGCCCGGCGGCGTGCCCGGACTGCCCGGCCGCGCGCGGCTCTGGGTGGCCACGCGCCCGGATATGAAAGACGCCAAACCCGGCGAGTGGCTCCAGGCGGAAACCAAAAGCGACTTCGTCCTGAAAACCTCCTTCACCGGCCTTCGCCCGGGAAGAACCTATTACGTCGGCGTGGAAATCCACTCGAAACCCGACAAACCCGCGGCATCCTTCACTACCGCTCCGGAATCGAACCGCCGCGCGCCAGTCAAATTCACCGCGGTCACCTGCCTTGCCTACCGTTCTCTCGACCATGAAGAGGGATTTGAAATCTTCCCGTCCATGGAGAAAATCGCCCCGCAATTTGTCGTATTCGCCGGGGACAATGTCTATTACGACAACGACCCGCCTCTGGCCAACACCACCGAGGCCGCCCGCTATCACTGGCAGCGCCTCTACGCCATGCCCCGCCCCCTGGCCTTCTTCTCCAGGACCCCGCAATACTGGATGAAGGACGATCACGACACGCTCTGCGACGATTGCTGGCCCGGCCGCGATCCGGACTGGATGAAGCCGATGACCTTCGCCGAAGGGCAGCGGATTTTCCTCGAACAGACGCCCATTGAAGGAAAAACCTACCGGACCTTCCGCTGGGGCAAAAGCCTGCAGATCTGGCTCCTGGAGGGCCGCGATTCCCGGTCCCCGAACGACGCGCCCGACGGCCCCGCGAAAACCATCCTCGGCGCCGAACAGAAAGCCTGGCTGAAGTCGACGCTCGACCAGAGCGACGCGGACTGGCGCATTATCATCAGCCCCACTCCCTGGGTCGGCCCCGACCGCCCCGATAAGGCCGACAATTACGCCAATGCCGCCTTCGCGACGGAAGGGAAGGAAATGCGCGCCTGGGCGTCGCAGAAGAAAAATGTCGTCGTCATTTGCGGCGACCGCCACTGGCAATATCATTCCGTGGACCCCGAGACCGGGCTGCACGAGTTCAGCACGGGTCCCGCGTCAGACTCGCACGCCGGAGGCAGCCCGGGCGAGGACAAGCGCTACCACCGCTTCCATCGCGTGGCCGGCGGCTTCCTCAGCGTGAGTGTCGAACCATCCGCTGCGGGCAGCAGGCTGATTCTGCGCCACCACGACGTCAAAGGCGCCGTCGTGTACGAATTCTCCTTGGGCAGCTGA